The Rosa chinensis cultivar Old Blush chromosome 7, RchiOBHm-V2, whole genome shotgun sequence DNA segment GCACGCGCCTTGATGTTCAATTAGAATTCAGCGAGATTCATGTATGGTGTCACTACTGAATTCTATAAGTGGTCTTGGTATTCTTATTTTATATTCATTGTCATTTTGGCCTCTTCTTGACAGCAATTTTTGGAATTATATTTCAGCTGCTTAGAGAAGCTGGCACTTCTGTTTTGGAGATACTGAAACTTGATGTTATCTCATTTTTGTACATTCCAATACAGGTACTATTTTCAGTTTTAAGTTTTGCAATATTTGGTTTCTTGAAAGTACATATTCTTGCCCTGGTGTTTCAGACATTTTATTTTGTAGGTTGTAGGGAATATTACTCAATTGAGCATATAAATATGAATCGGTTGTTTTACACAGGAATTATTTGATCGTGGTTTTTTTATACAGAACTCTTACAGCTGCTTATATGTTTTTATTATCTTTTTACAAGTATAAATTAATTGCTTTGATATGTACCAAGTTGATGGAgatgagaaaagaaaatgaggaaGTACACCGGTAATTCGTAATATGTACTTATTTGAAGGTTTGGCATTTTAGCTCAATGATGGTTATAATTCATAGTAAAATGGAGATAGCGTATGCATTTTGAAATGCACAATGGTAAAATAGTGAATAAGCACTTCATTTATGATGTGCTCCATCATCATCTTATTTGACTTTTAagtttatccttttttttttccagccaAGCTCTCCTATTAGAGCTGAAATTGATGTAAAGCTGGGTGGTACTCAATGCAACCTTATAGTGAACAGATTAAAGCCATTGTTGCGCCTCCACTTctcgaaaaagaaaagaatggtACTTCGGGATGAAAAGCCTACTCTTGACAAGACATCTCCAACAATGGATACCAATATTATCATGTGGACATGTACTTTTTCAGCCCCTGAGATGACAATTGTGCTTCATAGCCTCAGTGGTTTGCCACTCTATCATGTACGTGTTGTGATTATCCATTTAGCATTATTATAATGTTTTGGGTTCCACTAACAAGCTGATCctattttttcctcttcttttgcataaatttttattaaataaGTGCTCTGGGGGCTTCACACCTATATGCAAGCAATATATAGAAAGAAACCAACATTGCAAAAATAGCTAAAGAAGCCCCAGAAAAGTATAAATTATTAGGATATCCTTTTCTATCTATGTAAAACTACCTTGTAGATAGATATCCTTCTGCTAGTTCTCAATAGTTGTATGAGTCTTATACCTGTGATTTGATTTCCTAGTGTCAAACTAGGAAcaacaaactatatatatatatatattttttctttttccaaattttATAGATCTCTTATATAGCATGTTCATGTCGTTGAAAGGAAGGCTTAGTATAATGAGGGGAAACATATAAATCTATAACATCTTTAGGGGAGTAAATTCTGATGCACTCCCCTCATCTTTGTTATATTCTGTAGTTAGGGTGCGTGTTAATGTGTACCAGATTTCTACTCAGGTATCTTGACTGCTTAAGGGTTGAATGAGAGAGAAACCTAAGCAGTTCACATGGTATGGGTGAGTTCCCTACGTATTTTGTGGTCAATCTGTAGGGGATATATGATTGAATGGCAGTGACATAAGTAAAAGGCTTCCTGTCGGCTTTCTTCAGGCAATCGCGAAGATAGGTTTTACATGAGGATTTCTAGTTGGTCATCCATACTGAAATATTTTCATGTATTTTTAGATTCATAAGGGATCTATATATGGTTAGACTTATATATCAGAATGTAGACATTTTGGTTAGGTTTATTGATGTTTGCTAGGCTGTGTCTTTGGGGTGTATTATTTGTTAGTCTCTGAGATTTGTAGCATCTTTCTGTTAGCCTGTGGATTCCTTATGTAtacactttttttcttttctactaaaatattttatttcttctagaagaaaaataaaagaagtatCAGAATGTTTACATTCCATCTCTGTAGGTGACTCGAGTTGGTATTTGCTAATCTAACTGTATTGTCAAGTAGTAATTCTTTCTCCATAGCTGAAATACAGCTGCTTTATATATGGTTGAAGTAGTCATCCAGTATATGTTTTCTTCTGTTAATCTCTGTTTTTTTGTCCTTCCAGTCAGTTCTAAAATAAGTATGAACATACATCATTTTAAAGTTTGATTTGCTGATGTAGGTCTGCTCACAATCATCACATGTATTTGCAAATAACATATCAAATACTGGAACTACTGTACATATGGAGCTCGGTGAACTTAATTTGCATATGGCGGATGAATACCAACAATGCTTGAAAGAAAACCTTTTTGGTGTGGAATCAAATTCAGGTTCCATAGTCAATGTTGCAAAGGTTAGTCTAGATTGGGGCAAAAAGGACATGGAATCATCTGAAGAAGGTGCTTCTAAAAGTAAATTAGTTTTATCTGTTGATGTGACTGGTATGGCTGTTTATTTTACTTTCAAGCGTGTTGAGTCGTTTATATCAACTGCCATGTCATTTCAAGCACTTTTTAAGAATTTGTCGTCTTCTGAAAAAAGAACATCACAAAGCCGAGGAGGGCGATCATCGAAATCCTCAGGGAAAGGGACTCGGCTATTGAAATTAAATCTTGAACGGTGTTCTTTGAATTTCTGTGGTGAGGTGGGTTTAGAAAAAATGGTTGTTCCAGATCCTAAGCGTGTAAATTATGGGTCACAAGGTGGTCGAATTGTTATAAGTGAGTCGGCTGATGGCACTCAACGGGTTGCAGAAGTAATTTCCACAGTATCTGATGATTGTAAGAACTTAAAGTACTCCATTTCTCTTGACATCTTCCATTTCAGCTTATGTGTGAACAAGGAAAAACAATCCACCCAGGTTGAACTTGAAAGAGCCAGATCTATCTATCAGGACTACTTGGAGGAACATAAGCCCGAACCAAAATTGGTACTGTTTGATATGCAGAATGCTAAATTTGTACGACGTTCTGGTGGTCTTAAAGAGATTGCTGTCTGCTCTCTTTTCAGTGCTACTGATATTACGATTAGATGGGAGCCTGATGTACATTTATCACTAATTGAACTTGGACTTCGATTGAAGTTACTGGTGCACAATCAGAAGCTTCAGGTACACGGTAAAGAACATATGGAAAATGTATCTAGCATGAGCAACTCCGAACAGAAGAAAGAAGCCATTACAGAACCAGTAAATTTAGACAAGCAAAAGAAAAGGGAATCTATCTTTGCTGTTGATGTGGAAATGCTGAATGTTTATGCTGAGGTTGGAGATGGAGTTGATGCAGTAGTCCAGGTGCAGTCAATATTTTCTGAGAATGCTCGCATAGGAGTACTTCTGGAAGGATTTCTGCTTTGTTTCAATGGGTGCAGAATACTCAAAAGTAGCCGGATGCAAATTTCATGTATTCCTAGTGCCTCTTGTGCCCCTGATGCGAAAATTCCTCCATCTACCACATGGGATTGGGTAATTCAAGGCCTTGATGTTCATATTTGCTTACCATACAGGTTAGAATTGCGTGCCATTGATGATTCTGTTGAAGAGATGCTGCGTGCTCTAAAGCTTGTAGCTGCTGCTAAAACTAGTCTTATCTTTCCGGTGAAGAAAGATCTTTCAAAAGCTAAGAAGCCCAGTTCAGTAAAATTTGGGTGTTTAAAGTTTTTAATACGGAAGTTAACTTTTGATATTGAAGAAGAACCACTGCAAGGTTGGCTTGATGAGCACTATCTCTTAATGAAGAATGAGGCATCTGAGTTAGCTGTTAGGTTGAAGTTGCTTGATGAATTTATTTCCAAAGTCAGCCAGTCTCCCAAGCCCACTGAAACAAATGATTCTACTCGAGAAAGAAAGACTTTCTTTAATGGAGTTGAGATTGACATACAAGATCCTTCAGCAGTTAGTAAGATGCAAGAAGAAATTTATAAACAATCATTCAGATCTTATTACAAGGCATGTCAGAATCTAGCACAATCAGAGGGTTCAGGTGCTTGTAGGGAAGGGCTTCAGGCTGGTTTTAAGCCTAGTACATCCAGAACTTCTCTTCTGTCTATATCAGCAACAGATTTAGATGTAAGCTTGACATTGATtgatggtggtgatgatggGATGATAGATGTTATAAAGATGCTGGATCCTGTCTGTCGTGAAAATAATATACCATTTTCTAAACTTTATGGGGGTAATATTCTCCTGCACACAGGCTCACTTGTGGTTCAGCTACGTGACTTTACATTTCCTCTCTTGTCCGGAACTTCTGGTAAATGTGAAGGTCGCCTTGTGCTAGGACAGCAGGTAAGTTATCAATTATCATTTCCTTTACTACCATTAATTTGTGGTTTAGCATTTCCTAATTACCTAggggtttctttttctttttctgggtgTTGCTCATCTATTGGATGTTAATTCTATTGAGTGGACTTCATGTCCGCTGTTTTAACTTTGGAGTTGCTGTTTTAATAAATGTTTTGTAATTGCTGAAATAATACTTGAATCCACGGGTAAGTGCATGCATGCAGAGACCCTAAGTCTCACATGACATGTGATGCAAAATGTAAAAATTGGTCTGACCAGGTCAGACCAATATTGGCTGATATATaatctattttattttacgttCGTTTTCGTGGAAATCTGTTCTTTCCTGTTTTAAGACTTCAGTGGAAGTCTATGGCACTCTTAAAATGTGAAGGAACAATCAGTTCATTTTGAATTAATCTTTTGTTATGACTTGTGCATGCATATATGCGAACATTGTTTCAGAAGTAGAACAGCAATATAATTCTGTATGTGTACTTTATAATTGGAATCATCTCTTTGGATCAGGCAACAAGTTTTCAGCCTCAAGTACACAAAGATGTCTACATTGGGAAATGGAGAAAGGTGCACTTGCTTCGTTCTGCTACTGGTACAACTCCACCTATGAAAACATTCACAGATTTGTCCCTACGTTTTCAGAAAGCCGAGGTGTCCTTTGGAGTGGGATATGAACCACCTTTCGCTGATGTGAGTTATGCGTTTACCGTGGCTCTTCGCAGGGCTAATCTATGCATTAGGGACCCTAATCCACAACCCTTGCCGCCAAAGAAGGAAAAGAGCTTGCCATGGTGGGATGATATGAGAAACTACATTCATGGAAACATCAAGATTCTCTTTTCTGAAACCATATGGAATATTCTTGCGACTACTGATCCGTATGAAAAGCTTGACAAACTTCAAGTAACAGCTAGTCCTATGGAGATCCAGCAGTCAGATGGTCGTATTCATGTTTCTGCGAATGATTTTAAGGTTTTCTCAAGCAGTTTGGACACTCTGGCAAATAATCGTGGTTTAAAACTTCCTAAAGGTATATCTGGTCCTGTAATAGAAGCTCCAGCATTAACTGTTGAAGTTACAATGGATTGGGAATGTGAGTCTGGAAATCCTATGGATCATTATTTATTTGCACTTCCTATTGAAGGGAAACCTCGTGAAACGGTGTTTGATCCATTCAGATCCACCTCTCTCTCCCTTCGCTGGAATATCTTGCTTAGACGCTCTCCCTTACGCGAGAAACAAGCTTCACATTCTAATGCGGTAGATGGTGTAGATGTAGATGGAACTGTTTACGGTCCTCCTCATAAGGAAGAGAATGTTTCCAGTCTTCCACCAACAGTGAATGTTGGCGCTCATGATCTAGCATGGATTCTGAAGTTTTATAACATGCATTATCTTCCTCCTCACAAATTGCGGGCCTTTGCTCGTTTTCCTCGTTTTGGAGTTCCAAGAATCCCTAGATCCGGTAACTTGTCCTTAGACAGAGTGATGACAGAATTTATGCTCCGCATTGATGCTTCGCCTACTTGTATAAAGCATGTACCTTTAGATGATGACGATCCAGCTAAAGGACTGACATTCTTAATGACAAAGTTGAAATTGGAAATGTGTTCGAGCCGGGGTAAGCAAAAGTATACTTTTGATTGCAAGCGTGCACCTCTTGATCTTGTTTACCAGGGCCTTGACCTTCATATGCCCAAGGCATTTTTAAACAGAGAAGAAAGCACTAGTGTTGCAAAAGTAGTTCAAATGACGATAAAAAACACACAACCTGCATCAGTAGATAGAGTTCCAACTGAAAAGAGTAGCAACATGAGTAGTGGCACAGAGAAGCATCGTGATGATGGATTTCTATTGTCATCAGAGTATTTCACGATCAGAAGGCAGGCCCCAAAGGCTGATCCTGTTAGTTTATTAGCTTGGCAAGAGGCTGGAAGAAAAAATCTTGAGATGACTTATGTGAGGTCTGAATTTGAAAATGGAAGTGAGAGTGACGAGCATACCCGATCTGATCcaagtgatgatgatggataCAATGTGGTAATAGCTGACAATTGCCAACGTATATTTGTGTATGGACTCAAACTTCTGTGGAATATTGAGAATAGAGATGCTGTTTGGTCCTTTGTTGGTGGTCTATCCAAAGCATTTCAAGCCCCCAAACCTTCTCCCTCTAGGCAGTATGCACAAAAGAAATTACTGGAGGAGCAGCAGTCACATAGTGGAGGTGAAATGCAGCAAGATGGTAGCTCTAAGCCCACCACTACCAGCCATGGTGCTGCTTCTGCAGAGGTATCTGGTTCACTATCATCTCCGTCACCTTCCGTCAAATCGGAGATCTTGTCATCTGCAGTTGACGACTCTTCATCTGGTGTAGTAGTAGGTAATTTCTAAGCACCCTTGAAATTGATGTGAAAACTTCTTTGTCCAATATGTCGACCTGGTGGTATTGGTTTAGGGGGTGTGCTATTGTTATTGTAGTACCAAGTTTTGTTGTAGCACAGGTGTTATATTACCCCAGATTTCTGATAAGAGCCATTTGTTTGCCATACTTGCAGAAAAGCATAGAGAGACCAAAGATGCAGAGGAGGACGGGACTCGTCATTTCATGGTGAATGTTATTGAGCCCCAGTTCAATCTTCATTCTGAAGATGCCAATGTAAGTTCTTTAGATTATTGGCAGTAGATTTTACCACTCTGAATTTCCTTGTTGATGGAAATATGCTTCCAACAATTATTTgtttccttttgtttctttcctGGTCCTGGTATGATTTACGGCAGACTGATGTATTTAAAATGGGTTGTTGACTTTATCCACAATTGTTTGTAtacttttgtttctttcttggtcCTGGTATGATTTACGGCAGACTGATGTATTTAAAATGGGTTGTTGACTTTATCCACAATTGTTTTTATACTTTTGTTTCTTTCCTGGTCCTGGTATGATTTACGGCAGACTGGTGTATTTAAAATGTGTTGTTGACTTTATCAGTTCTCTaacaaaatgatgaaattaaatATAAGGTGACAAAATTAGTCACGTGTCTGGACATCATAATAGATGGTGTATATCAAATAAATTGGGTTTGGCTGCATGATTTTATTTAAGTATTCTCTATTTTCAAAGAAACAAACTGTTTCATGTGGACAAGAGGTGACAATATCATTAAACCAGAAAGcattttctaatttttgaaaataaaaaattgatcttGCTAGCATTCTGTTCGGCGTATGATTAAAAAGACATAAATTTATTCTTATGCAGTCTTTAATAGTTTGAAACTTGCATAAAGAAAAAGTAATATCATCTGAGGAtcactgttttttgttttgttttgataaaCAGGGAAGGTTTTTGCTTGCTGCTGTTAGTGGCCGTGTTTTGGCCCGGTCATTTCATTCAGTTCTTCATGTTGGCTATGAGATGATTGAGAAGCTTCGTAATGATAATTTAAATATACCAGAATGTGAACCAGAAATGACATGGAAACGCATGGAGTTTTCTGTAATGTTAGAGCATGTTCAAGCTCATGTTGCTCCAACAGATGTTGATCCTGGAGCTGGATTGCAGTGGCTTCCAAAAATTCGTAGAAGCTCTCCAAAAGTAAAACGTACTGGTGCTTTACTTGAAAGGGTATTTATGCCCTGTGACATGTACTTTCGCTACACAAGGCACAAAGGTGGAACTCCAGAGTTGAAGGTGATTTGGCCCTTTATAGTCTACCTGTTTGGTCATTAGATAGTTTATAAATTCTGGTATCAATATTGCTTATGTAGATATGTGCATGAAGCTGCATCTGTGCATATGTGCAATATGGAGATAATTTTGTAAGCATTCTTCAAATATGGATGCTGCTATCCCAGCCTGTTATCTGAATGTttgcatttattttgttttgggcAATTGTCTTATCTTTGAATCCTCCTGTTGCAGGTGAAGCCCTTAAAAGAGCTGACTTTCAATTCCCATAATATCACGGCAACAATGACCTCTCGCCAATTTCAAGTTATGCTAGATGTGTTGACAAATCTTCTTTTTGCACGACTTCCCAAGTAAGTAAATAATTAATATATCTTCTTAATTTTATGTTTCTTCTACAAatttattcatatatatatatatatattatttggaTTTTGTTTCATCGTGTTGTGGCCTACTGCATAGTGTTTAACATAGATAGATACACAGAAACATAGGTCCATGTaaggattctctctctctctctctctctctctctctctctctgtgaacaaaagaaatgaaattttattaGGAAAAAGAAGACAGTACATTTCATTATATTATGTCCTCCTTGATAAGTCAAACAAAGATATCAAGAGATGCCAAAATCCTGTTTTCCTGAGAAAGTATATCTcctccctcctctctctctttttttccccCTTGTTCAATAACCGCTAGAATGATCAAATAGCAATGGACGAGTCCTACACTATACTATCCGCCAATAAATCCTATTCCAAACAGTTGCGGCAACTTTTCCCAAACTGAAAGGTGAAACAGAATcagacca contains these protein-coding regions:
- the LOC112177013 gene encoding protein SABRE isoform X3; protein product: MIVGVIFKNVDISSGEVNVNLNEELLSKSKSSSNTSSDPDKAIESSTDSIASKKAQKKQQMSDAISKCTTLFPEKVSFNLPKLDVRFEHREHDFALENNIMGIQLKSIKSQSSEDVGESTRLDVQLEFSEIHLLREAGTSVLEILKLDVISFLYIPIQPSSPIRAEIDVKLGGTQCNLIVNRLKPLLRLHFSKKKRMVLRDEKPTLDKTSPTMDTNIIMWTCTFSAPEMTIVLHSLSGLPLYHVCSQSSHVFANNISNTGTTVHMELGELNLHMADEYQQCLKENLFGVESNSGSIVNVAKVSLDWGKKDMESSEEGASKSKLVLSVDVTGMAVYFTFKRVESFISTAMSFQALFKNLSSSEKRTSQSRGGRSSKSSGKGTRLLKLNLERCSLNFCGEVGLEKMVVPDPKRVNYGSQGGRIVISESADGTQRVAEVISTVSDDCKNLKYSISLDIFHFSLCVNKEKQSTQVELERARSIYQDYLEEHKPEPKLVLFDMQNAKFVRRSGGLKEIAVCSLFSATDITIRWEPDVHLSLIELGLRLKLLVHNQKLQVHGKEHMENVSSMSNSEQKKEAITEPVNLDKQKKRESIFAVDVEMLNVYAEVGDGVDAVVQVQSIFSENARIGVLLEGFLLCFNGCRILKSSRMQISCIPSASCAPDAKIPPSTTWDWVIQGLDVHICLPYRLELRAIDDSVEEMLRALKLVAAAKTSLIFPVKKDLSKAKKPSSVKFGCLKFLIRKLTFDIEEEPLQGWLDEHYLLMKNEASELAVRLKLLDEFISKVSQSPKPTETNDSTRERKTFFNGVEIDIQDPSAVSKMQEEIYKQSFRSYYKACQNLAQSEGSGACREGLQAGFKPSTSRTSLLSISATDLDVSLTLIDGGDDGMIDVIKMLDPVCRENNIPFSKLYGGNILLHTGSLVVQLRDFTFPLLSGTSGKCEGRLVLGQQATSFQPQVHKDVYIGKWRKVHLLRSATGTTPPMKTFTDLSLRFQKAEVSFGVGYEPPFADVSYAFTVALRRANLCIRDPNPQPLPPKKEKSLPWWDDMRNYIHGNIKILFSETIWNILATTDPYEKLDKLQVTASPMEIQQSDGRIHVSANDFKVFSSSLDTLANNRGLKLPKGISGPVIEAPALTVEVTMDWECESGNPMDHYLFALPIEGKPRETVFDPFRSTSLSLRWNILLRRSPLREKQASHSNAVDGVDVDGTVYGPPHKEENVSSLPPTVNVGAHDLAWILKFYNMHYLPPHKLRAFARFPRFGVPRIPRSGNLSLDRVMTEFMLRIDASPTCIKHVPLDDDDPAKGLTFLMTKLKLEMCSSRGKQKYTFDCKRAPLDLVYQGLDLHMPKAFLNREESTSVAKVVQMTIKNTQPASVDRVPTEKSSNMSSGTEKHRDDGFLLSSEYFTIRRQAPKADPVSLLAWQEAGRKNLEMTYVRSEFENGSESDEHTRSDPSDDDGYNVVIADNCQRIFVYGLKLLWNIENRDAVWSFVGGLSKAFQAPKPSPSRQYAQKKLLEEQQSHSGGEMQQDGSSKPTTTSHGAASAEVSGSLSSPSPSVKSEILSSAVDDSSSGVVVEKHRETKDAEEDGTRHFMVNVIEPQFNLHSEDANGRFLLAAVSGRVLARSFHSVLHVGYEMIEKLRNDNLNIPECEPEMTWKRMEFSVMLEHVQAHVAPTDVDPGAGLQWLPKIRRSSPKVKRTGALLERVFMPCDMYFRYTRHKGGTPELKVKPLKELTFNSHNITATMTSRQFQVMLDVLTNLLFARLPKPRKSSLSLPAEDDEDVEEESDEVVPDGVEEVELARIELEKKEREQRLILGDIRKLSLHCDTTGDLYPEKEGDLWMISCTRSTLVQGLKRELVNSKKSRKAAYASLRMALHKAAQLRLMEKEKNKSPSYAMRISLQINKVVWSMLVDGKSFAEAEINDMIYDFDRDYKDVGVAQFTTKNFVVRNCLPNAKSDMLLSAWNPPPEWGKKVMLRVDAKQGAPKDGSSPLELFEVEIYPLKIHLTETMYRMMWGYLFPEEEQDSQRRQEVWKISTTTGTKRGKKASLVPDMSAFSSQTMKESEGSSKLSALAPGTSQSPVPADSVQESKLQSKALIASGPNPELRRTSSFDRSWEETVAESVATELVLQSISGPLGSIEQDESSKNKLKDPKAIKSGRSSHEEKKVQKSQEEKKSARPRKMMEFHNIKISQVELCVTYEGSRFVVNDLKLLMDTFHRVEFTGTWRRLFSRVKKHIIWGVLKSVTGMQGKKFKDKANSQREPSGSGVPDSELNFSDNEGQPGQSDQHPITFLKRPTDGAGDGFVTSIRGLFNTQRRKAKAFVLRTMRGEAENDFQGDWSESDAEFSPFARQLTITKAKRLIRRHTKKFRSRKGSSSQQRESLPTSPRETTPLESDSSGGSSPFEDFNDGFNEGNMLVSKEAP